Part of the Streptomyces sp. NBC_01408 genome is shown below.
GACCTTCGAGCCCGGGGCCAGGGTGGTCTTGACCCACGGCTTGCGGGACAGGCCCTTCTCGACCGCCTTCTTGGCCACGAGCGCCGCGGCGACCATGACGTAGGGGTTCGAGGTGTTGGTGCAGGAGGTGATCGCGGCGACGGTGACGGCGCCGTGGTCGATCTCGAAGGACGAGCCGTCGGCCAGGGTGACCAGGGTCGGGCGGGTCGGCACGCCGTCGACGGTGGCCGGGGAGTCGGAGGCCGGGAAGGACTCCTTGCCCGCCTCGTCGTCGTCCTCGACGTAGTTGCGCACGTCCAGGGCGAACTGCTGGGAGGCGTTGGCGAGGACGATGCGGTCCTGCGGACGCTTCGGGCCGGCGATGGAGGGGACGACCGTGGAGAGGTCGAGCTCCAGCTTCTCGGAGAAGTCCGGCTCGGCGGCCGGGTCCAGCCACAGGCCCTGCTCCTTGGCGTACGCCTCGACGAGCGCGACCTGCTGGGCGTCGCGGCCGGTCAGGCGCAGGTACTTCAGGGTCTCGTCGTCGATCGGGAAGATCGCGGCGGTGGAGCCGAACTCCGGCGACATGTTGCCGATGGTGGCGCGGTTCGCGAGGGAGGTGGCGGCGACGCCCTCACCGTAGAACTCGACGAACTTGCCGACGACGCCGTGCTTGCGGAGCATCTCGGTGATGGTCAGCACGAGGTCGGTGGCGGTGGTGCCGGCCGGCAGCTCGCCGGTCAGCTTGAAGCCGACGACGCGCGGGATCAGCATGGAGACCGGCTGGCCGAGCATCGCGGCCTCGGCCTCGATGCCGCCGACGCCCCAGCCCAGCACGCCCAGGCCGTTGACCATGGTGGTGTGCGAGTCGGTGCCGACGAGGGTGTCGGGGTACGCCTGGCCGTTACGGACCATGACCGTGCGGGCCAGGTGCTCGATGTTGACCTGGTGGACGATGCCGGTGCCCGGCGGGACGACCTTGAAGTCGTCGAAGGCGGTCTGGCCCCAGCGCAGGAACTGGTAGCGCTCCTTGTTGCGGCCGTACTCCAGCTCGACGTTCTGCGCGAAGGCGTCCTTCGTGCCGAACTTGTCGGCGATGACCGAGTGGTCGATGACCATCTCGGCGGGCGAGAGCGGGTTGATCTTCGCCGGGTCGCCGCCGAGGGCCTTCACGGCCTCGCGCATGGTGGCGAGGTCCACGACGCAGGGAACGCCGGTGAAGTCCTGCATGATCACGCGAGCCGGCGTGAACTGGATCTCCTCGCTGGGCTGGGCCTGCGAGTCCCAGTTCCCGAGCGACCGGATGTGGTCGGCGGTGATGTTCGCGCCGTCCTCGGTACGGAGCAGGTTCTCCAGCAGCACCTTCAGGCTGTAGGGAAGGCGGGCGGAGCCCTCAACCTTGTCCAGCCGGAAGATCTCGTACGACTCGTCGCCCACCTGCAGCGTGCTGCGGGCGTCGAAGCTGTTCGCCGACACGACAGTCTCCTTCATGCATGAATTCGCGCGTATTTACCGCATCCTGCCGCCACGCCCCTTGGCCAATCCGCTAAGGTAAGGCTAAGTTAGGTAACCCTTACCAGCGGGGGCGGCTGCGGTACGCCTTCGGCAGATATCTCGATGTCGAGATAACTCTAGTACATGTCCGGGCGCGGAGACGAGGCACGCACCCGCGCCCGCCCGGGCGAGCGGCCGGGCGGCCGCTTCAGCCTGCCCGGATTCCGCGCGCGGGGCGACCCCGGGGGCCTCGCACAGGCGGCCGGAGGGGCGGGGAATCCGCTATTGAACGCGTTCATATTTTCTGTCAGGATGCGTCCAGCCTTCCGCGGGACGGCTGGACGAAAGGACGCCGGCCATGACCAGCTCGCTTCTCCGACCGCGGCGCCGTGCCCGCGCCGCCGTCGCCGCTGCCGCGGCCACTGCCACTGCCACTGCCACTGCCACTGCCGACGAGACGGTGGTGGCGGGGAGCACCGCGCCGACCCGGATCCTGGACTGGCGCGATCCGCGCGTCGCCGCGCTGGTACGTGACCTCGGCGCGGCCCCGGCCGCCGGAGCCCAGGCCGGTTCCGCGGAGCCGGCAGACCCCGCGGAGCCGGCGGACGCGGTCCGGCAGATCGAGGCCCTGTACCGGGCCCACCGGTGGATCGCCACGGCCGTACGGCCCGTGTACTCGGTGCAGGACGAGCGGCCCGTGTCGGAGGTGCTGCGCCTGGGCCGCGGGTCGTGCAGCCAGCGGATGGCCGTCCTGGAGGCGGTCGCGCGGGCGTCCGGGGTGCCCACGCGGGTGCGCGGCCTGCTGGTGGACGGTACCTTCTGGTACCCGCGCTTCCCCCGGCTGCGCCGGATCGTCCCGGACCAGGTGCTGCTGGCCTGGCCGGAGTTCCGCCCCGGGGGTCCCGCCGCGCCGTGGCTCACGGTCTCGGAACTCTTCGGCGGGCTGCGCCCCCTGGGTGCGGAGCCCGGCGAGGGCTTCACCAACGCCGGGTCGGAGACGCTCTTCGAGGCGCTGTCCCGGACCGCGATCGACTGGGACGCGGCGCCGGTCTGCCCGAGTGCGGGCCCCGGAGCCAGTCCCGGGGCGGACTCGGGGGCGGGCCCCGCGTGCGACCTCTCCGCGTACGTCCTGACGGACCTCGGCCACCACGACTCGCGCGACGAGCTCTTCGCCCGGCACGGCCAGACCCTCTGCGGGATGGCGAGG
Proteins encoded:
- the acnA gene encoding aconitate hydratase AcnA, whose product is MSANSFDARSTLQVGDESYEIFRLDKVEGSARLPYSLKVLLENLLRTEDGANITADHIRSLGNWDSQAQPSEEIQFTPARVIMQDFTGVPCVVDLATMREAVKALGGDPAKINPLSPAEMVIDHSVIADKFGTKDAFAQNVELEYGRNKERYQFLRWGQTAFDDFKVVPPGTGIVHQVNIEHLARTVMVRNGQAYPDTLVGTDSHTTMVNGLGVLGWGVGGIEAEAAMLGQPVSMLIPRVVGFKLTGELPAGTTATDLVLTITEMLRKHGVVGKFVEFYGEGVAATSLANRATIGNMSPEFGSTAAIFPIDDETLKYLRLTGRDAQQVALVEAYAKEQGLWLDPAAEPDFSEKLELDLSTVVPSIAGPKRPQDRIVLANASQQFALDVRNYVEDDDEAGKESFPASDSPATVDGVPTRPTLVTLADGSSFEIDHGAVTVAAITSCTNTSNPYVMVAAALVAKKAVEKGLSRKPWVKTTLAPGSKVVTDYFDKAGLTPYLDKMGFNLVGYGCTTCIGNSGPLDEEISKAINEHDLAVTSVLSGNRNFEGRINPDVKMNYLASPPLVVAYAIAGSMKVDITNDAIGIDTEGNPVFLKDIWPTEAEVNDVVANAIGEDMFNKSYQDVFAGDAQWQALSIPTGNTFEWDPQSTYVRKPPYFEGMTMETTPVSDIADARVLAKLGDSVTTDHISPAGAIKADTPAGKYLTEHGVERRDFNSYGSRRGNHEVMIRGTFANIRLRNQIAPGTEGGFTRDFTVEGAPVSFIYDASQNYQAAGIPLVILAGKEYGSGSSRDWAAKGTALLGVKAVIAESYERIHRSNLIGMGVLPLQFPEGATAASLGLTGEETFAFTGVEELNNGTTPRTVKVTTGTGVEFDAVVRIDTPGEADYYRNGGIMQYVLRNLIRG
- a CDS encoding transglutaminase-like domain-containing protein, whose amino-acid sequence is MTSSLLRPRRRARAAVAAAAATATATATATADETVVAGSTAPTRILDWRDPRVAALVRDLGAAPAAGAQAGSAEPADPAEPADAVRQIEALYRAHRWIATAVRPVYSVQDERPVSEVLRLGRGSCSQRMAVLEAVARASGVPTRVRGLLVDGTFWYPRFPRLRRIVPDQVLLAWPEFRPGGPAAPWLTVSELFGGLRPLGAEPGEGFTNAGSETLFEALSRTAIDWDAAPVCPSAGPGASPGADSGAGPACDLSAYVLTDLGHHDSRDELFARHGQTLCGMARLLAEPVLGRRAAGAA